Proteins found in one Sorghum bicolor cultivar BTx623 chromosome 1, Sorghum_bicolor_NCBIv3, whole genome shotgun sequence genomic segment:
- the LOC8055607 gene encoding pectinesterase inhibitor 10, whose protein sequence is MASAAAAFLLIIAGAAWPSLIDAAPSPSSSSFVPPPPCAPPRSAVEFLRARCASTLYGVACYESLLPYACIFRTSHVKLARAAGDVNAAWISSISKRVKELVARGAAGGTAVAESAALRDCASTVSSAAGLAKQAAAELAKLDAAGGAVGSSNVRWAISNAQTWLSASMTNEATCADGVAATGAAASSPVAREVVMAVVRARELTSIALALVYGIPVPP, encoded by the coding sequence ATGGCGTCAGCAGCAGCCGCCTTCCTCCTGATCATCGCTGGAGCCGCATGGCCTTCGTTAATCGACGCCGCTCCGtctccgtcgtcgtcgtcgttcgtCCCGCCGCCGCCATGCGCACCACCGCGATCGGCGGTGGAGTTTCTCCGCGCGCGCTGTGCCAGCACGCTGTACGGCGTGGCCTGCTACGAGTCCCTCCTCCCGTACGCGTGCATATTCCGTACCAGCCACGTCAAGCTcgcccgcgccgccggcgacgtcAACGCCGCCTGGATCAGCTCGATCTCCAAGCGCGTCAAGGAGCTCGTCGCCCGCGGCGCTGCTGGTGGCACCGCCGTGGCCGAGTCGGCTGCGCTCCGCGACTGCGCCAGCACAGTGTCATCGGCCGCCGGCTTGGCCAAGCAGGCGGCGGCCGAGCTGGCCAAGCTCGACGCCGCCGGAGGCGCCGTCGGGAGCAGCAATGTCCGGTGGGCGATTTCCAACGCCCAAACGTGGCTCAGCGCGTCCATGACGAACGAGGCGACATGCGCCGACGGGGTCGCGGCTACAGGCGCTGCAGCGTCGTCGCCGGTGGCCAGGGAGGTAGTGATGGCAGTTGTGAGAGCCAGGGAGCTCACGAGCATCGCTCTCGCACTCGTTTATGGGATACCAGTTCCTCCGTGA